From Callithrix jacchus isolate 240 chromosome 15, calJac240_pri, whole genome shotgun sequence, one genomic window encodes:
- the USP19 gene encoding ubiquitin carboxyl-terminal hydrolase 19 isoform X19, with protein sequence MSGGASATGPRRGPPGLEDASSKKKQKDRANQESKDGDPRKETGSRYVTQAGLELLASGDPSASASCAAGITGSHHRTRLFFPSSSGSASTPREEQTKAELLLDWRQSAEEVIVKLRVGVGPLQLEDIDAAFTDTDCVVRFSGGQQWGGVFYAEIKGSCAKVQTRKGSLLHLTLPKKVPMLTWPSLLKPLGTQELVPGLQCQENGKELSPIALEPGPEPHRAKQEARNQKRAQGRGEVGSGAGPGAQAGPSAKRAVHLCRGPEGEGSRDGPGPRGDAPPFVADLATQVEADEQHCIPPLNPQTCLLGSEENLALSVGEKAVSPGNDPVSPAMVRSRNPVKDDCVKEEMTVAADAATLVDEPESMVNLAFVKNDSYEKGPDSVVVHVYVKEICRDTSRVLFREQDFTLIFQTRDGNFLRLHPGCGPHTIFRWQVKLRNLIEPEQCTFCFTASRIDICLRKRQSQRWGGLEAPAARVGGAKVAVPTGPTPLDSTPPGGAPHSLTGQEEARAVEKDKSKARSEDTGLDSVAARTPMEHVTPKPETHLASPKPTCMVPPMPHSPVSGDSVEEEEEEEKKVCLPGFTGLVNLGNTCFMNSVIQSLSNTRELRDFFHDRSFEAEINYNNPLGTGGRLAIGFAVLLRALWKGTHHAFQPSKLKAIVASKASQFTGYAQHDAQEFMAFLLDGLHEDLNRIQNKPYTETVDSDGRPDEVVAEEAWQRHKMRNDSFIVDLFQGQYKSKLVCPVCAKVSITFDPFLYLPVPLPQKQKVLPVFYFAREPHSKPVKFLVSISKENSTASEVLDSLSQSVHVKPENLRLAEVIKNRFQRVFLPSHSLDTVSPSDMLLCFELLSPELAKERVVVLEVQQRPQVPSVPISKCAACQRKQQSEDEKLKRCTRCYRVGYCNQLCQKTHWPDHKGLCRPENIGYPFLVSVPASRLTYARLAQLLEGYARYSVSVFQPPFQPGRMALESQSPGCTTLLSTGSLEAGDSERDPIQPPELQLVTPVADGDTGPLRVWTAPDRGPVPSTSGISSDMLASGPIEVGSLPASERVSRPEAAVPGYQHPSEALNAHTPQFFIYKIDSSNREQRLEDKGDTPLELGDDCSLALVWRNNERLQEFVLVASKELECAEDPGSAGEAARAGHFTLDQCLNLFTRPEVLAPEEAWYCPQCKQHREASKQLLLWRLPNVLIVQLKRFSFRSFIWRDKINDLVEFPVRNLDLSKFCIGQKEEQLPNYDLYAVINHYGGMIGGHYTACARLPNDRSSQRSDVGWRLFDDSTVTTVDESQVVTRYAYVLFYRRRNSPVERPPRAGHSEHHPDLGPAAEAAASQGLGPGQAPEVAPTRTAPERFAPPVDRPAPTYSNMEEVD encoded by the exons ATGTCTGGAGGGGCCAGTGCAACAGGCCCAAGGAGAGGGCCCCCAGGACTGGAGGATGCCAGTAGTAAGAAGAAGCAGAAGGATCGAGCAAACCAGGAGAGCAAGGATGGAGATCCTAGGAAAG agacagggtctcgatatgttacccaggctggtcttgaactcctggcctcaggtgatccttctgcctcagcctcctgtgcagctgggattacaggatcacACCACCGTACCCGGCTGTTCTTTCCTTCGTCGTCAGGGTCAGCATCCACTCCTCGAGAGGAGCAGACCAAAGCAG AGTTGTTGCTCGATTGGAGGCAGAGTGCAGAAGAGGTAATTGTCAAGCTTCGTGTGGGAGTAGGTCCCCTTCAGCTGGAGGACATAGATGCGGCTTTCACAGATACAGACTGTGTGGTGCGGTTTTCAG gtggTCAGCAGTGGGGTGGTGTCTTCTATGCTGAGATAAAAGGATCTTGTGCTAAAGTGCAAACCCGCAAGGGGAGTCTCCTGCACCTGACACTGCCCAAGAAGGTGCCTATGCTCACGTGGCCCTCTCTCCTG AAACCTCTAGGGACCCAGGAGCTGGTGCCGGGGCTGCAGTGCCAGGAGAATGGGAAGGAACTCTCTCCCATTGCCCTAGAGCCAGGCCCTGAGCCCCACCGGGCTAAGCAGGAGGCCCGGAACCAGAAGCGGGCCCAGGGCCGTGGTGAGGTAGGCTCAGGGGCTGGCCCCGGGGCCCAGGCAGGGCCCAGCGCCAAGAGGGCTGTGCATCTCTGCAGAGGGCCAGAGGGGGAAGGGTCCAGGGATGGCCCTGGACCCCGGGGTGATGCCCCACCCTTCGTGGCTGACCTGGCCACCCAG GTTGAGGCTGATGAACAGCATTGCATACCACCACTGAACCCCCAaacctgcctcctgggctcagaggagAATTTAGCCCTTTCAGTAGGAGAGAAAGCAGTGTCTCCCGGGAATGACCCAGTGTCTCCAGCCATGGTCCGGAGCAGAAATCCTGTGAAAGATGACTGTGTCAAGGAGGAGATGACAGTGGCAGCAGATGCTGCAACCTTGGTGGATG AACCTGAGTCGATGGTGAACCTGGCATTTGTCAAGAATGACTCGTATGAGAAAGGCCCGGATTCAGTGGTGGTGCACGTGTACGTGAAGGAGATCTGCAGGGATACCTCAAGAGTACTCTTCCGTGAGCAGGACTTCACACTCATCTTCCAGACCAG GGATGGAAACTTCTTGAGGCTGCACCCGGGTTGTGGGCCCCACACCATCTTCCGTTGGCAGGTGAAGCTCAG GAATCTGATTGAGCCAGAGCAGTGCACCTTCTGTTTCACGGCTTCTCGCATCGACATCTGCCTTCGTAAGAGGCAGAGTCAGCGCTGGGGGGGCCTGGAGGCCCCAGCTGCACGAG TGGGTGGTGCAAAGGTTGCCGTGCCGACAGGTCCAACCCCTCTGGATTCAACCCCACCAGGAGGTgctccccactccctgacaggccagGAGGAGGCCCGGGCTGTGGAGAAGGATAAATCCAAGGCAAGATCTGAGGACACGGGGCTAGACAGTGTGGCAGCCCGCACACCCATGGAGCATGTAACCCCAAAGCCAGAGACACACCTGGCCTCG CCCAAGCCCACATGTATGGTGCCTCCCATGCCCCACAGCCCAGTGAGTGGAGAcagtgtggaggaggaggaagaagaagagaagaaggtgTGTCTGCCAGGCTTCACTGGCCTTGTCAATTTAGGCAACACCTGCTTCATGAACAGCGTCATTCAGTCTCTGTCCAACACTCGGGAACTCCGGGACTTCTTCCATG ACCGCTCCTTTGAGGCTGAGATCAACTACAACAACCCACTAGGGACTGGTGGGCGTCTGGCCATTGGCTTTGCTGTGCTGCTTCGGGCGCTGTGGAAGGGCACCCACCATGCCTTCCAGCCTTCCAAGTTGAAG GCCATTGTGGCGAGTAAGGCCAGCCAGTTCACAGGCTATGCGCAGCATGACGCCCAAGAGTTCATGGCTTTCCTGCTGGATGGGCTGCACGAGGACCTGAATCGGATTCAGAACAAGCCCTACACAGAGACTGTGGACTCAGATGGGCGGCCTGATGAG GTGGTAGCCGAGGAAGCATGGCAGCGGCACAAGATGAGGAATGACTCTTTCATCGTGGACCTATTTCAGGGCCAGTACAAGTCTAAGCTGGTGTGCCCTGTGTGTGCCAAG GTCTCCATCACTTTTGACCCATTTCTTTATCTGCCGGTGCCCTTGCCACAAAAGCAAAAGGTTCTCCCCGTCTTTTATTTTGCCCGAGAGCCCCACAGCAAGCCCGTCAAG TTCCTGGTGAGCATCAGCAAGGAGAACTCCACTGCGAGTGAAGTATTGGACTCCCTCTCTCAGAGCGTTCATGTGAAGCCTGAGAACCTGCGTTTGGCAGAG GTAATTAAGAATCGTTTCCAACGTGTGTTCCTGCCCTCCCACTCACTGGACACTGTGTCCCCATCTGATATGCTCCTCTGCTTTGAGCTGCTATCCCCAGAGTTGGCTAAGGAGCGGGTAGTGGTGCTAGAGGTGCAACAG CGCCCTCAGGTGCCCAGCGTCCCCATCTCCAAGTGTGCAGCCTGCCAGCGGAAGCAACAGTCGGAGGATGAAAAACTGAAGCGCTGTACCCGGTGCTATCGTGTGGGCTACTGCAACCA gCTCTGCCAGAAAACCCACTGGCCTGACCACAAGGGCCTCTGCCGACCTGAGAACATTGGGTACCCCTTCCTGGTCAGTGTACCCGCCTCACGCCTCACTTATGCACGCCTCGCTCAGCTGCTAGAGGGCTACGCCCG GTACTCTGTGAGTGTATTCCAGCCACCCTTTCAACCTGGCCGCATGGCCTTGGAGTCTCAGAGCCCTGGCTGCACCACACTGCTCTCCACTGGCTCCCTGGAGGCTGGGGACAGTGAGAGGGACCCCATTCAGCCACCTGAGCTCCAGCTGGTGACCCCTGTGGCTGATGGGGACACAGGGCCTCTCCGGGTATGGACAGCCCCTGACCGGGGTCCTGTGCCCAGCACCAGTGGAATTTCTTCTGACATGCTGGCCAGTGGGCCCATTGAGGTTGGCTCCTTGCCTGCTAGCGAGAGGGTGTCCCGACCTGAAG CCGCTGTGCCCGGGTACCAGCACCCAAGTGAAGCTTTGAATGCCCACACACCCCagttcttcatctataaaattgacTCATCCAACCGAGAGCAGCGGCTAGAGGATAAAG GAGACACCCCACTGGAGCTGGGTGATGATTGTAGCCTGGCTCTTGTCTGGCGGAACAATGAGCGATTGCAGGAGTTTGTGTTGGTAGCCTCTAAAGAGCTGGAATGTGCTGAGGATCCAGGCTCTGCTGGTGAGGCTGCCCGGGCTGGCCACTTCACCCTGGACCAGTGCCTCAACCTCTTCACACGGCCTGAGGTGCTGGCACCCGAGGAGGCCTG GTACTGCCCACAGTGCAAACAGCACCGTGAGGCCTCCAAGCAGCTGTTGCTATGGCGCCTGCCAAATGTTCTCATCGTGCAGCTCAAGCGCTTCTCCTTTCGTAGTTTTATCTGGCGTGACAAGATCAATGACTTGGTGGAGTTCCCTGTTCG GAATCTGGACCTGAGCAAGTTCTGCATTGGCCAGAAAGAGGAGCAGCTGCCCAACTACGATCTGTATGCTGTCATTAACCACTATGGAGGCATGATCGGTGGCCACTACACTGCCTGTGCACGCCTGCCCAATGATCGTAGCAGTCAGCGCAGTGACGTGG GCTGGCGCTTGTTTGATGACAGCACGGTGACAACGGTAGACGAGAGCCAGGTCGTGACACGTTATGCCTATGTACTCTTCTATCGCCGGCGGAACTCTCCTGTGGAGAGGCCCCCCAGGGCAGGTCACTCTGAGCACCACCCAGACCTAGGCCCTGCAGCCGAGGCTGCTGCCAGCCAG GGACTAGGCCCTGGCCAGGCCCCCGAGGTGGCCCCCACGCGGACAGCCCCTGAACGCTTCGCCCCCCCTGTGGATCGGCCAGCCCCTACCTACAGCAACATGGAGGAGGTGGATTAG
- the USP19 gene encoding ubiquitin carboxyl-terminal hydrolase 19 isoform X48 → MSGGASATGPRRGPPGLEDASSKKKQKDRANQESKDGDPRKETGSRYVTQAGLELLASGDPSASASCAAGITGSHHRTRLFFPSSSGSASTPREEQTKAELLLDWRQSAEEVIVKLRVGVGPLQLEDIDAAFTDTDCVVRFSGGQQWGGVFYAEIKGSCAKVQTRKGSLLHLTLPKKVPMLTWPSLLVEADEQHCIPPLNPQTCLLGSEENLALSVGEKAVSPGNDPVSPAMVRSRNPVKDDCVKEEMTVAADAATLVDEPESMVNLAFVKNDSYEKGPDSVVVHVYVKEICRDTSRVLFREQDFTLIFQTRDGNFLRLHPGCGPHTIFRWQVKLRNLIEPEQCTFCFTASRIDICLRKRQSQRWGGLEAPAARGAVGGAKVAVPTGPTPLDSTPPGGAPHSLTGQEEARAVEKDKSKARSEDTGLDSVAARTPMEHVTPKPETHLASPKPTCMVPPMPHSPVSGDSVEEEEEEEKKVCLPGFTGLVNLGNTCFMNSVIQSLSNTRELRDFFHDRSFEAEINYNNPLGTGGRLAIGFAVLLRALWKGTHHAFQPSKLKAIVASKASQFTGYAQHDAQEFMAFLLDGLHEDLNRIQNKPYTETVDSDGRPDEVVAEEAWQRHKMRNDSFIVDLFQGQYKSKLVCPVCAKVSITFDPFLYLPVPLPQKQKVLPVFYFAREPHSKPVKFLVSISKENSTASEVLDSLSQSVHVKPENLRLAEVIKNRFQRVFLPSHSLDTVSPSDMLLCFELLSPELAKERVVVLEVQQRPQVPSVPISKCAACQRKQQSEDEKLKRCTRCYRVGYCNQLCQKTHWPDHKGLCRPENIGYPFLVSVPASRLTYARLAQLLEGYARYSVSVFQPPFQPGRMALESQSPGCTTLLSTGSLEAGDSERDPIQPPELQLVTPVADGDTGPLRVWTAPDRGPVPSTSGISSDMLASGPIEVGSLPASERVSRPEAAVPGYQHPSEALNAHTPQFFIYKIDSSNREQRLEDKGDTPLELGDDCSLALVWRNNERLQEFVLVASKELECAEDPGSAGEAARAGHFTLDQCLNLFTRPEVLAPEEAWYCPQCKQHREASKQLLLWRLPNVLIVQLKRFSFRSFIWRDKINDLVEFPVRNLDLSKFCIGQKEEQLPNYDLYAVINHYGGMIGGHYTACARLPNDRSSQRSDVGWRLFDDSTVTTVDESQVVTRYAYVLFYRRRNSPVERPPRAGHSEHHPDLGPAAEAAASQGLGPGQAPEVAPTRTAPERFAPPVDRPAPTYSNMEEVD, encoded by the exons ATGTCTGGAGGGGCCAGTGCAACAGGCCCAAGGAGAGGGCCCCCAGGACTGGAGGATGCCAGTAGTAAGAAGAAGCAGAAGGATCGAGCAAACCAGGAGAGCAAGGATGGAGATCCTAGGAAAG agacagggtctcgatatgttacccaggctggtcttgaactcctggcctcaggtgatccttctgcctcagcctcctgtgcagctgggattacaggatcacACCACCGTACCCGGCTGTTCTTTCCTTCGTCGTCAGGGTCAGCATCCACTCCTCGAGAGGAGCAGACCAAAGCAG AGTTGTTGCTCGATTGGAGGCAGAGTGCAGAAGAGGTAATTGTCAAGCTTCGTGTGGGAGTAGGTCCCCTTCAGCTGGAGGACATAGATGCGGCTTTCACAGATACAGACTGTGTGGTGCGGTTTTCAG gtggTCAGCAGTGGGGTGGTGTCTTCTATGCTGAGATAAAAGGATCTTGTGCTAAAGTGCAAACCCGCAAGGGGAGTCTCCTGCACCTGACACTGCCCAAGAAGGTGCCTATGCTCACGTGGCCCTCTCTCCTG GTTGAGGCTGATGAACAGCATTGCATACCACCACTGAACCCCCAaacctgcctcctgggctcagaggagAATTTAGCCCTTTCAGTAGGAGAGAAAGCAGTGTCTCCCGGGAATGACCCAGTGTCTCCAGCCATGGTCCGGAGCAGAAATCCTGTGAAAGATGACTGTGTCAAGGAGGAGATGACAGTGGCAGCAGATGCTGCAACCTTGGTGGATG AACCTGAGTCGATGGTGAACCTGGCATTTGTCAAGAATGACTCGTATGAGAAAGGCCCGGATTCAGTGGTGGTGCACGTGTACGTGAAGGAGATCTGCAGGGATACCTCAAGAGTACTCTTCCGTGAGCAGGACTTCACACTCATCTTCCAGACCAG GGATGGAAACTTCTTGAGGCTGCACCCGGGTTGTGGGCCCCACACCATCTTCCGTTGGCAGGTGAAGCTCAG GAATCTGATTGAGCCAGAGCAGTGCACCTTCTGTTTCACGGCTTCTCGCATCGACATCTGCCTTCGTAAGAGGCAGAGTCAGCGCTGGGGGGGCCTGGAGGCCCCAGCTGCACGAG GTGCAGTGGGTGGTGCAAAGGTTGCCGTGCCGACAGGTCCAACCCCTCTGGATTCAACCCCACCAGGAGGTgctccccactccctgacaggccagGAGGAGGCCCGGGCTGTGGAGAAGGATAAATCCAAGGCAAGATCTGAGGACACGGGGCTAGACAGTGTGGCAGCCCGCACACCCATGGAGCATGTAACCCCAAAGCCAGAGACACACCTGGCCTCG CCCAAGCCCACATGTATGGTGCCTCCCATGCCCCACAGCCCAGTGAGTGGAGAcagtgtggaggaggaggaagaagaagagaagaaggtgTGTCTGCCAGGCTTCACTGGCCTTGTCAATTTAGGCAACACCTGCTTCATGAACAGCGTCATTCAGTCTCTGTCCAACACTCGGGAACTCCGGGACTTCTTCCATG ACCGCTCCTTTGAGGCTGAGATCAACTACAACAACCCACTAGGGACTGGTGGGCGTCTGGCCATTGGCTTTGCTGTGCTGCTTCGGGCGCTGTGGAAGGGCACCCACCATGCCTTCCAGCCTTCCAAGTTGAAG GCCATTGTGGCGAGTAAGGCCAGCCAGTTCACAGGCTATGCGCAGCATGACGCCCAAGAGTTCATGGCTTTCCTGCTGGATGGGCTGCACGAGGACCTGAATCGGATTCAGAACAAGCCCTACACAGAGACTGTGGACTCAGATGGGCGGCCTGATGAG GTGGTAGCCGAGGAAGCATGGCAGCGGCACAAGATGAGGAATGACTCTTTCATCGTGGACCTATTTCAGGGCCAGTACAAGTCTAAGCTGGTGTGCCCTGTGTGTGCCAAG GTCTCCATCACTTTTGACCCATTTCTTTATCTGCCGGTGCCCTTGCCACAAAAGCAAAAGGTTCTCCCCGTCTTTTATTTTGCCCGAGAGCCCCACAGCAAGCCCGTCAAG TTCCTGGTGAGCATCAGCAAGGAGAACTCCACTGCGAGTGAAGTATTGGACTCCCTCTCTCAGAGCGTTCATGTGAAGCCTGAGAACCTGCGTTTGGCAGAG GTAATTAAGAATCGTTTCCAACGTGTGTTCCTGCCCTCCCACTCACTGGACACTGTGTCCCCATCTGATATGCTCCTCTGCTTTGAGCTGCTATCCCCAGAGTTGGCTAAGGAGCGGGTAGTGGTGCTAGAGGTGCAACAG CGCCCTCAGGTGCCCAGCGTCCCCATCTCCAAGTGTGCAGCCTGCCAGCGGAAGCAACAGTCGGAGGATGAAAAACTGAAGCGCTGTACCCGGTGCTATCGTGTGGGCTACTGCAACCA gCTCTGCCAGAAAACCCACTGGCCTGACCACAAGGGCCTCTGCCGACCTGAGAACATTGGGTACCCCTTCCTGGTCAGTGTACCCGCCTCACGCCTCACTTATGCACGCCTCGCTCAGCTGCTAGAGGGCTACGCCCG GTACTCTGTGAGTGTATTCCAGCCACCCTTTCAACCTGGCCGCATGGCCTTGGAGTCTCAGAGCCCTGGCTGCACCACACTGCTCTCCACTGGCTCCCTGGAGGCTGGGGACAGTGAGAGGGACCCCATTCAGCCACCTGAGCTCCAGCTGGTGACCCCTGTGGCTGATGGGGACACAGGGCCTCTCCGGGTATGGACAGCCCCTGACCGGGGTCCTGTGCCCAGCACCAGTGGAATTTCTTCTGACATGCTGGCCAGTGGGCCCATTGAGGTTGGCTCCTTGCCTGCTAGCGAGAGGGTGTCCCGACCTGAAG CCGCTGTGCCCGGGTACCAGCACCCAAGTGAAGCTTTGAATGCCCACACACCCCagttcttcatctataaaattgacTCATCCAACCGAGAGCAGCGGCTAGAGGATAAAG GAGACACCCCACTGGAGCTGGGTGATGATTGTAGCCTGGCTCTTGTCTGGCGGAACAATGAGCGATTGCAGGAGTTTGTGTTGGTAGCCTCTAAAGAGCTGGAATGTGCTGAGGATCCAGGCTCTGCTGGTGAGGCTGCCCGGGCTGGCCACTTCACCCTGGACCAGTGCCTCAACCTCTTCACACGGCCTGAGGTGCTGGCACCCGAGGAGGCCTG GTACTGCCCACAGTGCAAACAGCACCGTGAGGCCTCCAAGCAGCTGTTGCTATGGCGCCTGCCAAATGTTCTCATCGTGCAGCTCAAGCGCTTCTCCTTTCGTAGTTTTATCTGGCGTGACAAGATCAATGACTTGGTGGAGTTCCCTGTTCG GAATCTGGACCTGAGCAAGTTCTGCATTGGCCAGAAAGAGGAGCAGCTGCCCAACTACGATCTGTATGCTGTCATTAACCACTATGGAGGCATGATCGGTGGCCACTACACTGCCTGTGCACGCCTGCCCAATGATCGTAGCAGTCAGCGCAGTGACGTGG GCTGGCGCTTGTTTGATGACAGCACGGTGACAACGGTAGACGAGAGCCAGGTCGTGACACGTTATGCCTATGTACTCTTCTATCGCCGGCGGAACTCTCCTGTGGAGAGGCCCCCCAGGGCAGGTCACTCTGAGCACCACCCAGACCTAGGCCCTGCAGCCGAGGCTGCTGCCAGCCAG GGACTAGGCCCTGGCCAGGCCCCCGAGGTGGCCCCCACGCGGACAGCCCCTGAACGCTTCGCCCCCCCTGTGGATCGGCCAGCCCCTACCTACAGCAACATGGAGGAGGTGGATTAG